In Geopsychrobacter electrodiphilus DSM 16401, a single window of DNA contains:
- the cas6 gene encoding CRISPR system precrRNA processing endoribonuclease RAMP protein Cas6 encodes MNHASLENILHRAEYTLLGYKLRLLEDFELPAYGLLRLRRELNRLLNTGLIVDAEREELRQLLHPPRALDSEILRRTQQPAPGFVLQIDQLKAVSYEPGDMLSLNVCFFGRGIGQIKVFSGLLEILGEIGLTLNRGRFYLDSIENNCNLQSLPLWRSGPYLLTPQLLDLAELFVTHIPQKITLEFLTPARLLKNGRPLFKPDFTEVFPFLLRRVTGMCAIWAEVEDVFDVELLIQQAARVRTLANRFFWQDWRSLDRKEEVGGLMGKLTLEGDELLDLWPVLKIGELLGLGKGAAFGAGRYRLS; translated from the coding sequence TTGAATCACGCTTCGCTGGAAAATATACTTCATCGTGCTGAGTACACCCTGTTGGGCTATAAGTTACGGTTGCTGGAGGATTTTGAGCTTCCCGCATATGGATTGTTACGTCTGCGGCGAGAATTGAACCGGCTGTTAAATACAGGGCTAATTGTAGATGCAGAGCGGGAGGAACTTCGCCAACTCTTGCACCCCCCGCGAGCGCTCGATTCAGAAATCCTGCGGCGTACTCAACAGCCAGCGCCTGGGTTTGTGTTGCAGATTGATCAATTGAAGGCTGTTTCTTATGAACCTGGCGATATGCTTTCGCTCAATGTCTGTTTTTTTGGCCGAGGCATAGGACAAATCAAGGTTTTTTCTGGTTTGCTTGAAATTCTTGGAGAAATCGGTCTTACCCTGAACAGGGGTCGCTTTTATCTCGACAGCATAGAGAATAACTGTAATCTCCAGTCTCTGCCGCTGTGGCGGTCTGGCCCTTATCTCCTGACCCCACAACTCCTTGACCTGGCAGAACTTTTTGTGACCCATATTCCGCAAAAAATTACTCTCGAATTTCTGACCCCCGCACGTCTTTTAAAAAATGGTCGACCCCTGTTTAAACCTGACTTTACAGAGGTATTCCCTTTTTTGCTGCGCCGGGTAACCGGAATGTGTGCTATCTGGGCCGAGGTGGAGGATGTCTTTGATGTTGAGTTGCTGATACAGCAGGCTGCACGCGTAAGGACTTTGGCCAACAGATTCTTTTGGCAGGATTGGCGTTCTCTTGATCGTAAAGAAGAGGTCGGAGGCCTGATGGGGAAATTGACCCTAGAAGGAGATGAACTCTTGGACCTCTGGCCAGTACTTAAGATCGGTGAACTTTTAGGGCTCGGGAAAGGTGCAGCTTTCGGTGCCGGGCGGTATCGCCTTTCGTGA
- the tgt gene encoding tRNA guanosine(34) transglycosylase Tgt — MFSFELLNKDPKTSARRGRLKTPHGTIETPIFMPVGTHGALKALTPAQVEETEAQIILSNTYHLHLKPGESLVKKAGGLHTFMNWKRPILTDSGGFQVFSLPNKRIGEEGVHFRHELTGEEIFLGPKEAMQIENDLGADIIMAFDECIPYPATHDYSAKSIKKTLRWAENCLKHHGRNDQALFGIVQGSIYPDLRKECAEQLTLMDFPGYAVGGVSVGEGLDLLKKVVEYTAPFLPENKPRYLMGVGLPEDILESIERGMDMFDCVIPTRYARSATVFTSRGKLRLTNRQYRRDFYPVDPACDCYCCQNFTRAYLHHLFNANEILSATLSAIHNVRFYLNMVASARKAIEAGDFTGFKDDFLGDYGSTAEIKKKKK; from the coding sequence ATGTTCAGTTTTGAGCTTCTAAACAAAGATCCAAAAACCTCTGCCCGTCGCGGACGCTTAAAGACACCGCATGGCACCATAGAAACCCCAATTTTCATGCCTGTAGGGACCCACGGAGCGTTGAAGGCGCTGACCCCAGCGCAGGTCGAGGAAACTGAAGCTCAGATCATTCTGTCAAACACCTATCACCTGCACCTTAAGCCAGGGGAATCTCTGGTTAAGAAAGCAGGCGGGCTACATACTTTTATGAACTGGAAACGCCCTATCCTGACCGACAGTGGCGGGTTTCAGGTCTTCTCCCTGCCGAATAAACGTATCGGTGAGGAAGGTGTTCATTTTCGTCATGAACTGACTGGCGAAGAAATCTTTCTTGGGCCCAAAGAAGCGATGCAGATCGAGAACGATCTGGGCGCCGATATTATCATGGCCTTCGACGAATGTATCCCCTACCCGGCGACCCATGATTATTCTGCCAAATCTATCAAAAAAACCTTGCGCTGGGCCGAAAACTGTTTAAAACATCACGGGCGGAATGATCAGGCCCTGTTCGGTATTGTGCAGGGATCGATCTATCCCGATCTGCGCAAAGAATGCGCTGAGCAGTTGACCCTTATGGATTTCCCCGGTTATGCCGTTGGTGGCGTCAGTGTTGGAGAAGGGTTGGACCTGCTGAAAAAGGTGGTCGAATACACCGCTCCATTCCTTCCCGAAAATAAACCGCGCTACCTGATGGGAGTTGGGCTACCGGAAGATATTCTCGAAAGCATCGAGCGCGGGATGGATATGTTCGATTGCGTCATCCCGACCCGATATGCCCGCAGTGCCACGGTATTTACCAGTCGGGGAAAATTGCGCTTGACCAATCGCCAGTATCGACGTGATTTCTACCCGGTTGACCCGGCCTGCGACTGCTATTGTTGTCAAAATTTCACCCGCGCCTACCTGCACCACCTCTTTAATGCTAACGAAATCCTGTCGGCAACGCTATCGGCGATACACAATGTCCGTTTCTATCTCAACATGGTCGCCAGCGCACGCAAGGCGATCGAAGCCGGAGACTTTACAGGATTTAAAGATGACTTCCTTGGGGACTACGGCTCGACAGCCGAGATAAAGAAAAAAAAGAAATAA
- a CDS encoding zf-TFIIB domain-containing protein, with the protein MKDAWEDREKALENGYFHRQEQQLIEQMKKEAESTLIKSHCHNCCPKCGEQLKPVSFRGVPLDRCVNCGGVWLGPNDLKILAQKDHRTWFDHWFGQEENHFSEEDS; encoded by the coding sequence ATGAAAGACGCTTGGGAAGATCGGGAAAAAGCCCTCGAAAATGGATATTTTCATCGCCAGGAACAGCAACTGATTGAGCAGATGAAAAAGGAAGCAGAATCGACCCTTATCAAGTCACACTGTCACAATTGTTGTCCAAAGTGTGGTGAGCAACTGAAACCCGTAAGTTTTAGAGGCGTGCCGCTCGATCGTTGTGTCAATTGTGGGGGCGTTTGGCTCGGTCCGAATGATTTGAAGATTCTCGCACAAAAAGATCACCGGACCTGGTTTGATCATTGGTTTGGTCAGGAAGAGAATCATTTTTCGGAGGAGGATAGCTGA
- the eno gene encoding phosphopyruvate hydratase: MSEIIDVYAREILDSRGNPTVEVEIALESGVMGRAAVPSGASTGEREALELRDGDMTRYLGKGVLKAVEHVNNIIAAELVGFEANDQVGVDRKLLDLDGTDFKSNLGANALLGVSMACARAAAEEAGLPLYQYIGGANAKELPVPMMNILNGGEHADNNVDIQEFMIMPVGAETFKEALRMGAEVFHALKKVLKNKGYNTSVGDEGGFAPNLGSNEEALQVIMEAIKAAGYKAGEDVLLALDVAASELYKNGKYNFANEKQAIKTSAEVVAFYEDLVARYPIISIEDGLAENDWDGWKLLTEKLGGKIQIVGDDLFVTNTKILKEGIQKGIANSILIKLNQIGTLTETLEAIEMAKRAGYTAVISHRSGETEDTFIADLAVATNAGQIKTGSLCRTDRVCKYNQLLRIEDELDNVAVFAGKEVFYNLR; this comes from the coding sequence ATGAGCGAAATTATTGATGTATATGCCCGCGAAATTCTTGATTCACGCGGCAACCCGACTGTAGAAGTCGAAATTGCCCTCGAAAGCGGCGTCATGGGGCGCGCCGCAGTCCCGAGCGGCGCTTCAACAGGAGAGCGCGAGGCGCTCGAACTTCGTGATGGCGACATGACACGCTACCTCGGCAAAGGCGTTCTCAAGGCCGTTGAGCATGTTAATAACATCATTGCAGCTGAACTGGTCGGCTTCGAAGCCAATGACCAGGTGGGAGTTGACCGCAAGTTGCTTGATCTTGACGGCACCGATTTCAAAAGCAATCTCGGCGCCAATGCACTCCTGGGTGTTTCAATGGCTTGTGCACGCGCTGCGGCCGAAGAGGCAGGCCTGCCGTTGTATCAATATATCGGCGGAGCTAATGCTAAAGAGTTACCGGTGCCGATGATGAATATTTTAAACGGTGGCGAACATGCCGATAATAATGTCGACATTCAGGAATTCATGATCATGCCGGTCGGCGCTGAAACCTTCAAAGAAGCCCTACGCATGGGCGCTGAAGTTTTTCATGCGCTTAAGAAGGTACTTAAAAACAAAGGCTACAACACTTCGGTTGGCGACGAAGGCGGCTTTGCACCAAACCTTGGCAGCAATGAAGAAGCATTACAGGTCATCATGGAAGCGATCAAGGCTGCGGGCTACAAAGCGGGCGAAGACGTCCTGCTGGCCCTCGACGTGGCAGCATCAGAGCTTTACAAAAACGGCAAGTACAACTTTGCCAACGAAAAACAAGCCATCAAGACCTCAGCTGAAGTTGTCGCCTTCTATGAAGATCTGGTCGCTCGCTACCCGATCATCTCGATTGAGGATGGCCTCGCCGAAAATGACTGGGACGGCTGGAAACTTTTGACCGAAAAGCTGGGAGGCAAGATTCAGATCGTCGGTGACGACCTATTTGTGACGAATACCAAAATTTTGAAAGAAGGCATTCAGAAGGGCATTGCCAACTCGATCCTGATCAAACTCAACCAGATTGGCACACTAACCGAGACCCTCGAAGCGATCGAAATGGCCAAACGTGCCGGCTACACTGCGGTTATTTCTCATCGTAGCGGCGAAACTGAAGATACCTTTATCGCAGACCTAGCCGTAGCGACTAATGCTGGCCAGATCAAGACCGGGTCTCTCTGTCGGACCGACCGTGTATGCAAATACAACCAGTTGCTGCGTATCGAAGATGAACTGGACAATGTTGCCGTTTTCGCAGGGAAAGAGGTTTTCTACAACCTGCGCTAA
- a CDS encoding TIGR04283 family arsenosugar biosynthesis glycosyltransferase encodes MTPELSIIVPILNENEQLRCLLTDLVRQRDVDFEVILSDGGSSDDPAAVVSEYARFCGFRVSLLVGAKGRGRQLNAGILKANAGWLLLLHVDSRFYDDRALRNALDQMKDHKRNLVAGRFPLRFRYRSHHAATPGFYYYEWKARLPRRECIHGDQGFMLSRETFQRVGHFRENLPVMEDTDFAERLRRIGRWELLTSEISTSARRFETEGLWQRQLLNALIMCFRSIGWEEFFAQAISVYRQQGVSGTLRMRPFFRQVRRSMLGLPFGQRMKVWYRSGSYVQGHAWQLAFALDAKREFKKGVPPGQGKMTWVKIFEPIYNLLTNHPPGRLAATVLLWIWFYSTWFWLLFVERRIRINKITSV; translated from the coding sequence ATGACCCCCGAACTTTCTATTATCGTCCCCATCTTAAATGAAAATGAACAGTTGCGCTGCCTGCTTACAGATCTTGTGCGCCAGCGAGATGTCGATTTTGAAGTCATCCTGAGTGATGGCGGATCGTCTGATGATCCTGCGGCGGTGGTTTCTGAATATGCGCGATTTTGTGGATTTCGCGTCTCCTTGCTGGTTGGTGCCAAGGGGAGAGGGCGGCAGTTGAACGCAGGGATTTTAAAGGCTAACGCCGGTTGGCTTCTCTTGCTGCATGTTGACAGCCGTTTTTATGACGATCGTGCGCTGCGGAATGCGCTCGATCAAATGAAAGATCATAAGCGTAATCTTGTTGCGGGACGGTTTCCATTGCGTTTTCGTTACCGTTCGCATCATGCGGCAACTCCTGGTTTCTACTATTATGAATGGAAGGCGCGTTTACCCCGTCGGGAATGCATCCACGGTGATCAGGGTTTTATGCTGTCTCGCGAAACCTTTCAGCGCGTTGGTCATTTTCGTGAGAATCTGCCAGTCATGGAAGATACGGATTTTGCCGAGCGCTTACGCCGGATCGGACGCTGGGAGCTCCTGACATCCGAGATTTCAACCTCTGCCCGGCGGTTTGAAACCGAAGGACTCTGGCAACGCCAACTCCTTAACGCTTTGATCATGTGCTTTCGCAGTATCGGTTGGGAAGAATTCTTTGCCCAAGCAATTTCGGTTTATCGTCAGCAGGGGGTGAGTGGTACTTTACGCATGCGTCCCTTTTTTCGTCAGGTGAGGCGTAGTATGCTCGGGCTTCCCTTCGGTCAACGAATGAAAGTCTGGTATCGGAGTGGCAGTTATGTCCAGGGGCACGCATGGCAATTGGCCTTTGCTCTGGATGCGAAGCGAGAATTCAAAAAAGGCGTTCCACCCGGACAGGGGAAGATGACCTGGGTCAAAATTTTCGAACCGATTTACAACCTGTTGACCAACCACCCACCAGGACGTTTGGCTGCAACTGTTCTGCTCTGGATCTGGTTTTATTCAACCTGGTTCTGGTTGCTTTTTGTCGAACGGAGGATTCGGATAAACAAAATAACTTCAGTCTGA